From a region of the Cygnus atratus isolate AKBS03 ecotype Queensland, Australia chromosome 3, CAtr_DNAZoo_HiC_assembly, whole genome shotgun sequence genome:
- the GZF1 gene encoding GDNF-inducible zinc finger protein 1 isoform X3 produces the protein MRRLASQPDPCFGMDKKKILMKSKVAAPNLLRALHSLYELGHLCDVTVHTQYLGTQEEFLVHKAVLAASSNYFKGLFLHDEMLDTKNYTVTLQDTCMEEFASFLEFVYTAEVEIEAEKLQRMKEIAERLECKDLLDVCEEVRAEGKKGLDLSLPQPCENGGAQWPRIQQEEDHRGSSSSQVMAVPMQGKLWDRPKHKKLLAGYELVEGQPASLEQQGTAFPEPKSRTAKPPKRNKTDTNSSLGTGVIIPEHNSHSPVTQTESKEACVVISSTLPEQWEDENGLTSKLSSKTERRKSPRHVAKVLPQMACEKCNASFRVTEHYQSHMELKHDVHLAVKYSCSVCQQLFSSHQNLRQHHLTTHSEERGFSCLLCDKRFKRQKDINDHVRRVHEKKRDPQACPYCDKVISSKCGLTVHIRTHTGEKPYKCEHCPASFAQRSTYNTHVRKIHESGQERKLLPVYWMEVPPARRPSAAGGSKDPERETWDGASEAELQKCAVLKEAASHEEEPAPKADSSSEQEQKQKYKEAEARREKPSEEGNEVEGEMSVKGEEEVDYEAGYSEVEDDNEVACAEGDEDEERSNEKDAEERESDKDFKMKKVNKSGANKKSAYVITCDKCNEQFVSRKKYVDHCRDVHQCLPGKVYQCDVCSKSFASYNSWKEHRACVHSEERQFACTLCNATFKRKRDVRTHYMRKHEGRVKRPLCSVCGKILSSRTALVFHMRTHTGEKPYECGICHSKFAQPSQLKIHTRSHTGEKPYICEDCGACFADKGKLTGHKRTHTGERLFKCDVCGKHFATNEYLKCHKRCHMGAKPYKCEVCGKTFGLRASLAQHSNVHAETRPYFCEQCGKTFTQQGALRRHERIHTGEKPYKCRACERAFTDMSTLRRHVAPFAESSKMESNAVLLESKSSPINLLNEMHQLRLLGHLCDVTVSVEYQGVRAEFVAHKAVLAATSKFFKEVFLNEKSVDGPRTNVFLNEVQVADFASFLEFVYTAKVEVEEDRVQRMLEIAEKLKCLDLSETCFQLKKQMLESVLLELQNFSESQNSEEESAAQVSVLHESKAAAVAEADRADHPLDPPDSPADKPRNGVPPEVPAAKSKEKMDKKKETMKPPYAKIRRASGRLAGRKVFVEIPKKKYTRRLREQQKNAEGAAEEDSYPQDPEVCDREKEEEEQAQNTIKPESEECDGNFESEENLNKSEEDKKKRGSNFKCSTCEKEFLYEKSFLKHIKHSHGIAAEIIYRCDTCSQTFANRCNLKSHQRHVHSSERHFPCELCGKKFKRKKDVKRHILQVHEGGGERHQCQQCGKGLSSKTALRLHERTHTGDKPYGCTECEAKFSQPSALKTHMRIHTGEKPFVCDECGARFTQNHMLIYHKRCHTGERPFMCETCGKSFASKEYLKHHNRIHTGSKPFKCEVCFRTFAQRNSLYQHIKVHTGERPYCCDQCGKQFTQLNALQRHHRIHTGEKPFMCNACGRTFTDKSTLRRHTSIHDKNTPWKSFLVIVEGASKNDEGHKTELPDEDYDVSPKMPEKLLSFSENGHYQSLAAVPGSVTALHDSGSAPGTDCKSDGTPGPQEALIATTLSELTVLHTQTDSIQPQLHALVNME, from the exons ATGAGAAGGCTGGCATCCCAACCAGACCCCTGCTTTGG GATGgataagaagaaaattctgatgAAATCCAAGGTTGCTGCTCCTAACCTCCTGAGGGCCCTGCATTCCCTGTACGAGTTGGGTCATCTCTGCGATGTGACAGTTCACACGCAGTATCTAGGAACTCAGGAGGAGTTTCTGGTTCACAAAGCTGTCTTGGCAGCTTCCAGCAATTATTTCAAAGGACTTTTCCTGCATGATGAGATGCTGGACACCAAGAATTACACGGTGACTCTACAAGACACTTGCATGGAAGAGTTCGCCTCTTTTCTGGAGTTCGTATACACCGCAGAAGTAGAGATTGAAGCGGAAAAACTGCAGCGAATGAAGGAAATAGCCGAAAGACTTGAGTGCAAGGATTTGCTTGACGTTTGTGAAGAAGTGAGAGCAGAGGGCAAGAAGGGCTTAGATTTGAGCCTCCCTCAGCCATGCGAAAATGGTGGAGCACAGTGGCCTCGCATCCAGCAAGAAGAGGACCACAGAGGGAGCAGCTCTTCCCAAGTGATGGCAGTACCCATGCAGGGGAAACTTTGGGACAGGCCAAAACATAAAAAGCTGCTGGCTGGTTATGAGCTTGTTGAAGGCCAGCCAGCAAGtctggagcagcagggcacTGCCTTTCCAGAACCAAAATCCAGGACAGCAAAGCCACCAAAACGTAACAAGACAGACACCAACAGCAGCCTTGGCACGGGTGTCATTATTCCGGAGCACAATAGTCATTCTCCTGTAACTCAGACCGAGTCAAAGGAAGCCTGTGTAGTGATTAGCAGTACGCTGCCTGAGCAGTGGGAAGATGAAAATGGTTTAACTTCCAAACTTAGCAGTAAAACAGAACGTAGGAAATCGCCGCGGCATGTGGCCAAAGTCTTGCCGCAGATGGCATGCGAGAAGTGCAACGCATCGTTCCGCGTTACCGAGCACTACCAGTCACACATGGAGCTCAAGCACGATGTGCATCTTGCTGTCAAGTACAGCTGCAGCGTGTGCCAGCAGCTCTTCTCCAGCCACCAAAACCTCAGGCAGCATCACCTCACCACTCACAGTGAGGAGCGGGGCTTTTCCTGCCTCTTATGTGACAAGAGGTTTAAGCGCCAGAAGGACATAAATGACCATGTCCGGAGGGTACACGAGAAGAAGCGGGACCCGCAGGCGTGCCCGTACTGTGACAAGGTCATCAGCTCCAAGTGTGGCCTGACGGTCCACATACGAACGCACACAGGGGAGAAACCGTACAAATGTgagcactgccctgccagctttGCTCAGAGGTCTACTTACAACACCCACGTCAG aaaaatccaTGAATCTGGGCAAGAGAGGAAACTTTTGCCGGTCTACTGGATGGAAGTTCCGCCTGCACGCAGACCAAGTGCAGCTGGCGGCAGCAAAGACCCTGAGAGGGAGACGTGGGATGGGGCCTCAGAGGCTGAACTACAGAAGTGTGCTGTGCTCAAAGAGGCTGCAAGCCATGAGGAGGAACCTGCTCCCAAGGCAGACAGTAGCAGTGAGcaagaacagaagcagaagtaTAAGGAAGCTGaagcaagaagggaaaaacCGAGTGAAGAAGGGAATGAAGTTGAAGGTGAAATGAGtgtgaagggagaggaggaggtagATTACGAAGCAGGGTATTCAGAAGTTGAAGATGATAATGAGGTTGCCTGTGCTGAGGGCGATGAGGATGAAGAACGCTCTAATGAGAAGGATGCTGAAGAACGTGAATCAGACAAAgactttaaaatgaagaaggtAAATAAAAGTGGGGCGAATAAGAAATCTGCCTATGTAATAACATGTGATAAGTGTAATGAGCAGTTCGTTTCCCGGAAAAAATATGTGGATCACTGCAGGGATGTCCATCAGTGCTTGCCTGGCAAAGTCTATCAGTGTGATGTCTGCAGCAAGTCATTTGCTAGCTACAACAGCTGGAAGGAGCATCGAGCTTGTGTCCACAGTGAAGAAAGGCAGTTTGCCTGCACCCTTTGCAATGccacttttaaaagaaagagagatgtGAGGACGCATTATATGCGGAAGCATGAAGGCAGAGTCAAACGCCCTCTCTGCTCCGTCTGTGGGAAGATCCTCAGCTCCCGAACAGCGCTGGTGTTTCATATGCGGACGCACACAGGAGAAAAGCCGTACGAATGTGGCATTTGTCATTCAAAGTTTGCTCAGCCATCACAACTTAAGATCCATACCAG gTCCCATACAGGGGAAAAGCCATACATTTGTGAAGACTGCGGGGCTTGCTTTGCCGATAAAGGGAAACTCACTGGCCACAAAAGGACACATACAG GAGAGCGCCTCTTTAAATGCGATGTATGCGGAAAACACTTTGCCACCAATGAATACCTAAAATGCCATAAACGATGCCACATGGGTGCGAAGCCATACAAGTGTGAGGTTTGTGGGAAGACGTTCGGCTTGCGAGCCTCGCTAGCTCAGCACAGCAACGTCCATGCAG aaacCCGTCCGTACTTCTGTGAGCAGTGCGGGAAAACGTTCACCCAGCAGGGCGCCCTGCGGCGCCACGAGCGCATCCACACCGGGGAGAAGCCGTACAAGTGCCGGGCATGCGAGAGAGCCTTCACGGACATGTCCACGCTGCGGAGACACGTGGCG CCTtttgcagagagcagcaagatGGAAAGCAATGCGGTTCTCCTTGAGTCCAAGTCTTCTCCCATCAACCTGCTGAATGAGATGCATCAGCTGCGCCTCCTGGGCCACCTCTGTGACGTGACGGTCAGCGTGGAGTACCAGGGCGTCAGGGCAGAGTTCGTGGCTCAcaaggctgtgctggcagcaacCAGTAAGTTCTTCAAGGAAGTGTTCCTTAACGAGAAGAGCGTGGACGGCCCGAGAACCAATGTCTTCTTGAATGAGGTCCAGGTTGCTGACTTTGCTTCGTTTCTGGAGTTTGTCTATACTGCTAAGGTAGAGGTGGAAGAGGACAGAGTGCAGCGGATGCTTGAGATAGCCGAAAAGCTAAAGTGCTTGGACCTATCAGAAACCTGCTTTCAACTGAAGAAGCAGATGCTTGAGTCGGTGCTTTTGGAGCTGCAAAACTTCTCCGAATCACAGAACTCTGAGGAAGAGAGTGCAGCCCAGGTGAGCGTTTTGCACGAGtccaaagcagctgctgtggcagaaGCTGACCGGGCAGACCATCCTCTGGATCCTCCGGATTCCCCAGCAGACAAGCCCAGAAACGGAGTGCCCCCTGAGGTGCCGGCTGCcaaatcaaaagagaaaatggacaaaaagaaagaaacgaTGAAACCTCCTTATGCCAAAATCAGGAGGGCGAGCGGGAGGCTGGCTGGGAGGAAAGTATTTGTGGAAATCCCGAAGAAGAAGTACACGAGGCGGctgagggagcagcagaagaaCGCTGAGGGTGCTGCAGAAGAGGACAGCTACCCACAAGACCCGGAGGTGTGCgacagggagaaggaggaggaggagcaggcgCAGAACACCATCAAACCTGAAAGTGAAGAATGCGATGGTAACTTCGAATCGGAGGAAAACCTGAACAAATCCGAAGAGGATAAAAAGAAACGAGGCAGTAACTTCAAGTGCAGCACGTGTGAGAAGGAATTCCTGTACGAGAAGAGTTTCCTCAAGCACATCAAACACAGCCACGGCATCGCAGCCGAAATTATTTATCGGTGTGACACCTGCAGTCAGACCTTTGCCAACCGGTGCAACCTAAAAAGCCATCAGCGCCATGTCCACAGCAGCGAGCGCCACTTCCCTTGTGAGCTCTGCGGTAAGAAGTTCAAGAGGAAGAAGGACGTCAAGAGGCACATTCTCCAGGTTCATGAGGGTGGTGGGGAGCGTCATCAGTGCCAGCAGTGTGGAAAGGGGTTGAGCTCCAAAACTGCCTTGAGGCTCCATGAAAGGACGCATACAGGCGACAAGCCTTATGGGTGCACAGAGTGTGAGGCTAAATTTTCTCAGCCTTCAGCACTTAAAACACACATGAG AATCCATACTGGTGAAAAACCTTTTGTCTGTGATGAGTGTGGTGCCAGGTTCACTCAGAATCACATGCTAATATATCACAAACGATGTCACACAG GAGAAAGGCCTTTTATGTGCGAAACGTGTGGGAAGAGCTTTGCCTCCAAGGAGTACTTGAAGCACCATAACAGAATCCATACTGGATCCAAACCGTTTAAATGTGAAGTCTGCTTCAGAACATTTGCACAGAGGAACTCGCTTTACCAGCATATAAAGGTTCACACAG GCGAGCGGCCCTACTGCTGTGACCAGTGCGGGAAGCAGTTCACCCAGCTCAACGCGCTGCAGCGGCACCACCGCATACACACTGGGGAGAAGCCGTTCATGTGCAATGCGTGCGGGCGAACCTTCACGGACAAGTCCACCCTCCGGCGGCACACGTCG ATACACGATAAAAACACACCATGGAAGTCCTTCCTCGTCATTGTTGAAGGAGCATCTAAGAACGATGAAGGTCACAAAACAGAACTCCCAGATGAAGACTATGACGTGTCACCTAAAATGCCAGAGAAGCTGCTGTCTTTCTCGGAAAATGGCCACTATCAAAGCTTGGCTGCTGTCCCAGGGAGCGTGACTGCACTGCATGACAGCGGGTCTGCACCAGGGACAGACTGTAAGTCAGATGGGACTCCCGGACCCCAGGAAGCCCTTATAGCTACCACCCTAAGTGAGCTGACAGTACTGCATACACAGACAGACTCTATTCAGCCACAGCTTCATGCT
- the GZF1 gene encoding GDNF-inducible zinc finger protein 1 isoform X4, with translation MESNAVLLESKSSPINLLNEMHQLRLLGHLCDVTVSVEYQGVRAEFVAHKAVLAATSKFFKEVFLNEKSVDGPRTNVFLNEVQVADFASFLEFVYTAKVEVEEDRVQRMLEIAEKLKCLDLSETCFQLKKQMLESVLLELQNFSESQNSEEESAAQVSVLHESKAAAVAEADRADHPLDPPDSPADKPRNGVPPEVPAAKSKEKMDKKKETMKPPYAKIRRASGRLAGRKVFVEIPKKKYTRRLREQQKNAEGAAEEDSYPQDPEVCDREKEEEEQAQNTIKPESEECDGNFESEENLNKSEEDKKKRGSNFKCSTCEKEFLYEKSFLKHIKHSHGIAAEIIYRCDTCSQTFANRCNLKSHQRHVHSSERHFPCELCGKKFKRKKDVKRHILQVHEGGGERHQCQQCGKGLSSKTALRLHERTHTGDKPYGCTECEAKFSQPSALKTHMRIHTGEKPFVCDECGARFTQNHMLIYHKRCHTGERPFMCETCGKSFASKEYLKHHNRIHTGSKPFKCEVCFRTFAQRNSLYQHIKVHTGERPYCCDQCGKQFTQLNALQRHHRIHTGEKPFMCNACGRTFTDKSTLRRHTSIHDKNTPWKSFLVIVEGASKNDEGHKTELPDEDYDVSPKMPEKLLSFSENGHYQSLAAVPGSVTALHDSGSAPGTDCKSDGTPGPQEALIATTLSELTVLHTQTDSIQPQLHALVNME, from the exons atGGAAAGCAATGCGGTTCTCCTTGAGTCCAAGTCTTCTCCCATCAACCTGCTGAATGAGATGCATCAGCTGCGCCTCCTGGGCCACCTCTGTGACGTGACGGTCAGCGTGGAGTACCAGGGCGTCAGGGCAGAGTTCGTGGCTCAcaaggctgtgctggcagcaacCAGTAAGTTCTTCAAGGAAGTGTTCCTTAACGAGAAGAGCGTGGACGGCCCGAGAACCAATGTCTTCTTGAATGAGGTCCAGGTTGCTGACTTTGCTTCGTTTCTGGAGTTTGTCTATACTGCTAAGGTAGAGGTGGAAGAGGACAGAGTGCAGCGGATGCTTGAGATAGCCGAAAAGCTAAAGTGCTTGGACCTATCAGAAACCTGCTTTCAACTGAAGAAGCAGATGCTTGAGTCGGTGCTTTTGGAGCTGCAAAACTTCTCCGAATCACAGAACTCTGAGGAAGAGAGTGCAGCCCAGGTGAGCGTTTTGCACGAGtccaaagcagctgctgtggcagaaGCTGACCGGGCAGACCATCCTCTGGATCCTCCGGATTCCCCAGCAGACAAGCCCAGAAACGGAGTGCCCCCTGAGGTGCCGGCTGCcaaatcaaaagagaaaatggacaaaaagaaagaaacgaTGAAACCTCCTTATGCCAAAATCAGGAGGGCGAGCGGGAGGCTGGCTGGGAGGAAAGTATTTGTGGAAATCCCGAAGAAGAAGTACACGAGGCGGctgagggagcagcagaagaaCGCTGAGGGTGCTGCAGAAGAGGACAGCTACCCACAAGACCCGGAGGTGTGCgacagggagaaggaggaggaggagcaggcgCAGAACACCATCAAACCTGAAAGTGAAGAATGCGATGGTAACTTCGAATCGGAGGAAAACCTGAACAAATCCGAAGAGGATAAAAAGAAACGAGGCAGTAACTTCAAGTGCAGCACGTGTGAGAAGGAATTCCTGTACGAGAAGAGTTTCCTCAAGCACATCAAACACAGCCACGGCATCGCAGCCGAAATTATTTATCGGTGTGACACCTGCAGTCAGACCTTTGCCAACCGGTGCAACCTAAAAAGCCATCAGCGCCATGTCCACAGCAGCGAGCGCCACTTCCCTTGTGAGCTCTGCGGTAAGAAGTTCAAGAGGAAGAAGGACGTCAAGAGGCACATTCTCCAGGTTCATGAGGGTGGTGGGGAGCGTCATCAGTGCCAGCAGTGTGGAAAGGGGTTGAGCTCCAAAACTGCCTTGAGGCTCCATGAAAGGACGCATACAGGCGACAAGCCTTATGGGTGCACAGAGTGTGAGGCTAAATTTTCTCAGCCTTCAGCACTTAAAACACACATGAG AATCCATACTGGTGAAAAACCTTTTGTCTGTGATGAGTGTGGTGCCAGGTTCACTCAGAATCACATGCTAATATATCACAAACGATGTCACACAG GAGAAAGGCCTTTTATGTGCGAAACGTGTGGGAAGAGCTTTGCCTCCAAGGAGTACTTGAAGCACCATAACAGAATCCATACTGGATCCAAACCGTTTAAATGTGAAGTCTGCTTCAGAACATTTGCACAGAGGAACTCGCTTTACCAGCATATAAAGGTTCACACAG GCGAGCGGCCCTACTGCTGTGACCAGTGCGGGAAGCAGTTCACCCAGCTCAACGCGCTGCAGCGGCACCACCGCATACACACTGGGGAGAAGCCGTTCATGTGCAATGCGTGCGGGCGAACCTTCACGGACAAGTCCACCCTCCGGCGGCACACGTCG ATACACGATAAAAACACACCATGGAAGTCCTTCCTCGTCATTGTTGAAGGAGCATCTAAGAACGATGAAGGTCACAAAACAGAACTCCCAGATGAAGACTATGACGTGTCACCTAAAATGCCAGAGAAGCTGCTGTCTTTCTCGGAAAATGGCCACTATCAAAGCTTGGCTGCTGTCCCAGGGAGCGTGACTGCACTGCATGACAGCGGGTCTGCACCAGGGACAGACTGTAAGTCAGATGGGACTCCCGGACCCCAGGAAGCCCTTATAGCTACCACCCTAAGTGAGCTGACAGTACTGCATACACAGACAGACTCTATTCAGCCACAGCTTCATGCT